Genomic segment of Pseudomonadota bacterium:
GGGCTCAGCCCCTGCACCTTCGGCAGGCGCCTTCCTGGCCGCAGCTCATCGAGGTCTTGTTCGAACAGGGGTGGGGCGTGACGTGGCCTCTGGCGCTCCCCGGCTGGAACAGCGCAGACGGCGCGCTTCCGCTGCCGCGTCTGGCGGGGCTGATCACGCTGGCCATTTTGATCGGGGGGCTTCGACGTGCGTCAGCGGGGGCGCGACGCCTTCTCGTCTGCGTGCTCGTCGTGCCGCTCGTTCTCGTGTTCGGGGTCTCGATCCTCACATCGCTGCGGGTCTTCGAGTACAAGTACCTGCAGCCGCTGTGCCCGTTTGTCTGCGTCGCCACCGCCTTGTGGCTCGGCCGCGACGAGACCGCGAGGGCTTCGCGCTTCGGCGTGGGGGTGGTGGCCGTGGTGGCGGCGGTGAACCTCACCGCGTGGGCGGGGTTTGCGCAGGCTGCGCAGTGGTACGGTCCGCAGGACTGGCGTGGCGTCGTTGAGGCGGTGGCGCCCGCGCTCGGGCCCCTCGATGATGGCTGCGCCGGTGCTCGTGTATGCCTACCTGGGAGAGCGCCGTCTCTTCTCGCGTGACGGGCAGTCGCGCGTGGTGCCCGTAGACGAGGCTTCCGGCGAGGCGTTCATCCAGGCCCTCGCAGATGCACCGCGGGCCTGGCTGCTCACCACCCCGGCCCATCCTTTCGTGGCCCAGCAGCGCCTGCTCGAACGCCTCCCGTCCGGGTGGACCGCATACCCCGTCGGGGAGACGGCGAGCTACTGGCCGGCAAATCGCATCCAGGTGTTCCGCCTCACCCGCGCTCCGGTGGTTCCGAGCCGTGTCGATTCGGGCTCAGCGAAGACGGGAATCGGTTCAGCACCCCCGTCTGGCGGTGCTGCACCCACGCAGGCGCAAGGCACGCGGCAGAGGAGACGAAGGATCGGTCACGAAGCCCCCCCTCCATGATTCGAGACGCTCTCATCACAACGCGGGCGATCATCTCCCGCTCTCTTGTCTCGGCGCTCATCGGGTTCGCCCTCATCGGAGGAGGCGGCTCGAGCGCGCTGGCACAGGCGCGCATCGGCGCGGTGGTGTCGCGCGCGGGCGGTCCGGATCTCGAGACGCTGCTGGCGCTCCAGCGCCGGGTCTGCCCCTCCGCGGCGATCTCGGCCTCCTTCTACGACTGGCGTGACGTCTCGAAGTACCGCAGCACCGCGGGCCTGCATCTCGGATACGATGTGGCGATGCCGGCCGGCGCGGCGGCCGTGGCGGGCTGGCCGGGGCAGGTGACGCGAATCCAGCAGTGGTATGGCGCGGAATATGGCATCACGGTGCTCTCTCCCAGCGGTTACGAGGTGACCTACGGCCATCTCTCTCCACGGGTCAAGGTGGGAGACGTCATGAACGCCGGTGATGTCGTGGGGCTCGTGGTGAACGACCACGTCGACGTCAAGATGCGCGGCCCGGATGGGGCCTGGTTCGACTTCGGGCATGGCACGCCCCCCGCGCTCGGCGCATTCTCGATGCCCCTCGCCCTGTGCACCACCCGCGTCGATGCGATGCGCGCCTATGAGACGCTCTGGCAGGGCGCTCAGGTCGACGGGCAGGAGCTCGGAAGCGCAAGGCGCAGAGAGCGACAGGCGGCACTCGAGCTGGACCAGGCGCGCAAGCGGGTGCTTCGGTTGCGGAGCGAGTATCCGCGGCTTCAGCGCTTCCTCGATGAGGGGCTCGTGGCGCGCGCCGATGTCGATCGGGCCCGCACCGAGCTTCGCGGGGAAGCGGCACGTGTCGAGCATCTCCAGCGAGAGGCGCATGACGCGCGACGCGACATCGATGCGCTGACGGCGCGCGCACAGGCGGTGCGCTCACAGCTGGCGCAGGCGCAGTCCCTCCTCGAACGGTTCGGAGTTCGACGTGCCGAGCTCGAGCGGCGTCTGCGTACGGCCGCGCCTTCCCAGGCAGCAGATGCTGTTCGGGCGTCGCAGCCGGATCGGCGTCAGGGCGCAGAGATGGCGGCTGCTTCGGCCTCTTCGCGCGCGTCGGCGCGGGCCGAGGCCGAGCGCATGGAGCAGCTCTTCGAACAAGGGGTGGTCTCGCGGGTCGAGCGCGACCGCGCGAGAGAGCGGTACGAATCGCTGCGAAGCGCGCGCTGACCTGCCCCAGACCGTGTCGTCCGGTCCGATGTTCCCTGTGCGCCCTCCCCAGCAGAGGAAAACCCGTGGGCAGCGAGAAATGCAAGCCCCACGGCAGCCGTGCTCTTCGCGCAGTCGCGCGCGGAACGACTTCGAACGGCGGCATGGAGGTCGCGGTTTCGCATGTGGGGCCACGCGCTCGGAATGGTGGAGACGCTGAGTCTCCCCGCTCTCATCAATGCCTCCGACGCCATGGTGAAGATGGCGAACGTGCAGCTGCTCGGCGAGGAGCGCATCGGCGGGGGCTACGTGACCATCATCGTCCGGGGTGACGTGGGCGCTGTGACCGCGGCCGTCGAGGCGGGCGCTGAAGCCGCGCGACGTGTGGGAGAGACCGTGAGCATCCACATCATTCCCGGCCCTCACGAAGATGTCTCGTGCCTGCTGCCTGGCGCAAGCGGTCGCGGCGACGACTACCTGGTGGTGTGAGCGATGACGTCGACTGTGAACGAGCAACAGAAGCCCCGGGTCGTGATCGCCTGCGATCACGGTGGCCTCGACATGAAGTGCGAGCTGGTCACATGGCTGCGCGGGGCGGGCTATGAGGTGACCGACTTCGGGGTCCACACCCCTGACCCCGTCGACTATCCAGACATGGCGCATCTGGTTGCGCAGGCCGTGGCTAATGACAGCAGCGCGCTGGGCATCGTGATCGATGGGGCCGGCATCGGCAGCGCCATGACCGCGAACAAGGTTCCGGGCGTTCTCGCCGCGCCCTGCTACGACACCTTCACCGCCCGCAACAGCCGCGAGCACAACTGTGCCAATGTGCTCACCCTCGGCGGACGCGTGATTGGCGGCGGGCTGGCCCAGGAGATCGTTCGCGTGTGGCTCGAGACGCCCTTCGGCGGCGGTCGCCATCAGCGCCGCGTAGACAAGATGCGGGCCGTCGAGTCGTGCTACTCGAGGGCGGATGTCCCGTGTTCCTCGGAACGGTGATCGGCAAGGCCGTGATGACGGTGAAAGACCCTTCGCTCGAAGGAGCGCGCTTTCTCGTCGTGCAGCCCCAGAACGCCGATGGCCAGGCTTCGCAGAAGCCCATCGTGGCCATCGACGTGGTCTCCGCCGGACATGGTGATCGGGTCTATCTCGTCAAGGGGCGCGAGGCGTGCATGCCCTGGTCGAATCCGAACTGCCCCGTAGACGCCTGCATCGTTGGCATCATCGACCAGATGAACGTGCCTGTCCGATGATCATCGGTGAGGTGGTGGGCAATCTGTGGTCGACGATCCAGTTCCCCAGCTTCGAGGGCAAGAAGCTGCTCGTGGTCCAGCCCATCGATCCCACCAATCGAGAGCCCGCTGGCAACACGCTGGTGGCCATCGACGTGGTGTCGGCCGGGATCGGTGACACGGTCCTGGTGGTGTACGAGGGGAGCTCGAGCCGCCTCTCGCTGGGCGACGAGCGCACGCCGTGTGAAGCCATCATCGCGGGCATCGTCGACGAGATCGACGTTCCCCGCCCAACGTGATTCCAGGAGGTTCTCCCATGGACAGACAGTCTCTCGTCGAACAGATCACGCGTGAGGTGCTGGCCGCGCTCGATGGCGCACGAACGTCGGCGGGCGCGCCTCCGCCGCCTCCTTCGTCAGGTCTCTCGACGGTGTCGGGCATTCGCGATCTCGTCGTCTTCGCGGGCGACGGTGACGCGCTCGCCGCGCTGCTGCGCCTGCACCCCGAGCTGACGGCGTCGCGCGCTGTCCTCGCGCTCCCGAGGGACAGCGAGGTCAAGCGCACCGACGCGGAAGGCCTCGGGTTCGGGCGGGTGGTGTACATGGATGAGGGGCAGCGCGCCGTCGGGCTCATCGGAGATGCTTCGCGCGTGCTGATTCCCGTCTATGGCTACAACCAGCTGGGCAATCTGGCCGGGCTCTGTGACAGCTGCTGGGATGTGCGTCTCGCCCTCAAGGCGCTGGCGGAGGGGCGAGAGGTCGTGGTGAGCCTGAAGGGGCTGTCGGTTCAGCCGCCCTTCCAGTCGAAGGTCGACGCCTGGACACGGGAGGTGGCCGGCTACGGCATCAACGTGGTCGGGTCGACGGCATCGCGCGCCTCGATGGGCGGCACGCCGCCACCGCCGCGCACGTCGCCTGCGGGGGATTCCGCCACCGGTCCTACCGCGCTGCCACTGGCGGCGCGCGGTGGGGAGGCTGGCGGGGGACACGGGCATCGGCACGGCAGCGCGTGCGGGCTGAAAGAGCACGGGGAGTGCGGCGGTCTTGGTCACTGCACCCGTCATCTGCCGGAGCGCGTGGGCATCATTCTCGAGCACGGGGCCGATCGCGTGTCGGCCGCCCCTGGCGTGGGGCCGGTCGGACGTGACGTGGGGCGCTACATCGATCACACCCTGCTCAAGCCCGACGCGACTCGAGAGCAGGTCGTCGAGCTCTGTCGCGAGGCGCGAGAGCACGCATTTGCCTCGGTGTGCGTGAATCCCGCGTTCGTTCGTCTCGCGGCCGACGCCCTGCGTGGATCACAGGTGGGCGTCTGCACGGTCATCGGATTCCCCCTCGGCGCGAACACCACGGTCACGAAGGCCCTCGAGACCCGCGACGCCGTCGCGAACGGCGCCGACGAGATCGACATGGTGATCAATGTCGGTGCTCTCAAGGCGCACAACGACGATCTGGTTCGTCGCGACATCGAGGCGGTCGTGCAGGCCGCCGATGGCCGCATCGTCAAGGTCATCCTCGAGACCGCGCTGCTCAACGACGAGGAGAAGGTTCGGGCCTGCCATCTCTCGCGCGAGGCCGGCGCCGACTTCGTGAAGACCTCGACGGGCTTCGGTCCAGGTGGGGCCACCGCGCACGACATCGCCCTCATGCGCCAGACCGTCGGGCGGTACATGGGCGTGAAGGCGTCCGGCGGGATTCGCGACCTCGCCGGGGCGCAGGAGATGATCGCCGCGGGCGCGACCCGGATCGGGGCCAGCGCCAGCGTAAAGATCGTGAAGGGCGAGACCAGTCCGCCGTCGAGCAAGCAAGCCTACTGATGGGCGCACAGGCGAAGGTCGAAGGCGTCGTGATGCGCCGCAGACCCCTGGGTGAGGCAGACGACATCGTCACGTTCCTCTCTCCCACGCGGGGGCGCTTCGACGCGGTGGCCCGCGGGGTTCGCAAATCGAGGAAGGCGACGGCAGGGCGACTCGAGCCTTTCACCCACGTGCGTCTCCTGCTCGCGGCGGGTCGCGGCCTCGATGTCGTCGGTCAGGTCGAGGTGATGCGCGCGCGTACGGGGCTGGTGAACGACCTCGATCGAATCGCCCGCGCCTTCTGCGTGCTCGAGCTCTACGACCACATCGGAGAGGCCTCGGCGGGAGAGCGCTTGTTCCGCACCCTCCTGCGCGCGCTCGATGAGCTCGAGACCGCCGATCCGGACCTCGCGAGCCGCCGCGCGGAGCTGCGGCTCCTCACCGTCCTGGGCTGCGCACCGCACCTGGAGACCTGCGTGCAGTGCCAGGCGGCGACTGACCTCTCGTCGTTCAGCCCGCAGAGCGGAGGGGTTCTCTGCTCGGCCTGCGCGACGCAGCACTCCCGCGTGCGGCGCTTGAGTCCCGGCGGTCGCGCGCTGCTGCTCAGCCTGCGCAGCCCCGGCATCGATGAGGCGACCCGCTGGTGGAGCGAGTTCACGCCAGGCATGCGTCTCGAGGTCGAAGGTCTGCTTGCATCGCATCTCGACTGGCACTGGCCCCAGCGCGTGCGATCGCGCGGATTTCTTGATGACCTGCGCGCCGCTGCCGTGACGCCGGGCGCTCCATCGCGACCCACTTCCCCCGCCCCGGATCACGCGGCCAGCGGTGGGACGGTGCGGCCGGGCGACACGCCATGAAGCGCCTGGGAATCGATTACGGCGCGGCGCGCATCGGCGTGGCGCTGCACGATGACACGCTTCCCGCGGCCACGCCTCGTCCACTTGTCACGGTGAGCGCGCGGCGCCGTGACGCGGCCCTCGCCCGGCTGGTCGCGCTGGCGCATGAGAACGATGTCGGCCAGATCGTTGTCGGCATCCCCTTGGCGCCAGACGGGGGGATGGGCGCGCGCGCGCTGCAGGTTCGTGGATTTGCTCGGGAGCTGGAACGACAGAGCGGTCTGCCCACCGTCTTGCAGGATGAGAGAGACAGCAGTCACGAAGCGCTGGAGCGCCTCATCGCGGCCGGCGTTCCCATGAAGAAGCGGGCAGAGAGAATCGATGAGATGGCGGCCGCCGTGATCCTCGAGCGATTCCTGGTGTCGCGGCCGAAATGAAGAGGGTTTTGCATGCGCATGTCTGACGTCTATCGCACGGGGGTGCGGTGGTTTCTGCGGCTGGTCTATCTCGTGTTCGGCCTCGTGCTGGCGGGTGCGGGCGTGGTGGTCTACCTCGCCTGG
This window contains:
- a CDS encoding BMC domain-containing protein, giving the protein MWGHALGMVETLSLPALINASDAMVKMANVQLLGEERIGGGYVTIIVRGDVGAVTAAVEAGAEAARRVGETVSIHIIPGPHEDVSCLLPGASGRGDDYLVV
- the rpiB gene encoding ribose 5-phosphate isomerase B; amino-acid sequence: MTSTVNEQQKPRVVIACDHGGLDMKCELVTWLRGAGYEVTDFGVHTPDPVDYPDMAHLVAQAVANDSSALGIVIDGAGIGSAMTANKVPGVLAAPCYDTFTARNSREHNCANVLTLGGRVIGGGLAQEIVRVWLETPFGGGRHQRRVDKMRAVESCYSRADVPCSSER
- a CDS encoding ethanolamine utilization protein EutN, which produces MFLGTVIGKAVMTVKDPSLEGARFLVVQPQNADGQASQKPIVAIDVVSAGHGDRVYLVKGREACMPWSNPNCPVDACIVGIIDQMNVPVR
- the deoC gene encoding deoxyribose-phosphate aldolase, with product MGGTPPPPRTSPAGDSATGPTALPLAARGGEAGGGHGHRHGSACGLKEHGECGGLGHCTRHLPERVGIILEHGADRVSAAPGVGPVGRDVGRYIDHTLLKPDATREQVVELCREAREHAFASVCVNPAFVRLAADALRGSQVGVCTVIGFPLGANTTVTKALETRDAVANGADEIDMVINVGALKAHNDDLVRRDIEAVVQAADGRIVKVILETALLNDEEKVRACHLSREAGADFVKTSTGFGPGGATAHDIALMRQTVGRYMGVKASGGIRDLAGAQEMIAAGATRIGASASVKIVKGETSPPSSKQAY
- the recO gene encoding DNA repair protein RecO, which produces MGAQAKVEGVVMRRRPLGEADDIVTFLSPTRGRFDAVARGVRKSRKATAGRLEPFTHVRLLLAAGRGLDVVGQVEVMRARTGLVNDLDRIARAFCVLELYDHIGEASAGERLFRTLLRALDELETADPDLASRRAELRLLTVLGCAPHLETCVQCQAATDLSSFSPQSGGVLCSACATQHSRVRRLSPGGRALLLSLRSPGIDEATRWWSEFTPGMRLEVEGLLASHLDWHWPQRVRSRGFLDDLRAAAVTPGAPSRPTSPAPDHAASGGTVRPGDTP
- the ruvX gene encoding Holliday junction resolvase RuvX, translated to MKRLGIDYGAARIGVALHDDTLPAATPRPLVTVSARRRDAALARLVALAHENDVGQIVVGIPLAPDGGMGARALQVRGFARELERQSGLPTVLQDERDSSHEALERLIAAGVPMKKRAERIDEMAAAVILERFLVSRPK